One segment of Panicum virgatum strain AP13 chromosome 1K, P.virgatum_v5, whole genome shotgun sequence DNA contains the following:
- the LOC120697150 gene encoding zinc finger AN1 domain-containing stress-associated protein 17-like, which produces MARRGTELFPELGAHCDEADCNQLDFLPFECDGCGGFFCAAHRTYRGHGCAKAADDQGRTVVVCPDCGDSIERAAPGQAEREILDEHARSGRCDPARKRKPACPVRRCREALTFSNRIRCKGCGLEVCLRHRFPRDHACAKGALAVGRCGGRDALREKEGGRRPLAVSVRSFKICWQRLWCSCGVLQLTT; this is translated from the coding sequence ATGGCGCGGCGGGGCACGGAGTTGTTCCCGGAGCTGGGCGCGCACTGCGACGAGGCCGACTGCAACCAGCTGGACTTCCTCCCCTTCGAGTGCGACGGGTGCGGCGGGTTCTTCTGCGCGGCGCACCGCACGTACCGGGGCCACGGCTGCGCCAAGGCCGCCGACGACCAGGGCCGCACCGTCGTCGTCTGCCCGGACTGCGGCGACTCCATcgagcgggcggcgccggggcaggccgagcgggagaTCCTGGACGAGCACGCGCGGTCGGGCCGCTGCGACCCGGCGAGGAAGCGCAAGCCGGCGTGCCCCGTGCGCCGGTGCAGGGAGGCGCTCACCTTCTCCAACAGGATCCGCTGCAAGGGGTGCGGCCTGGAGGTGTGCCTGAGGCACCGGTTCCCGCGGGACCATGCCTGCGCAAAGGGGGCCCTCGCCgtggggcggtgcggcggccgcGACGCGCTGCGGGAGAAggaaggcggccggcggccgctggCGGTGTCCGTCCGGAGCTTCAAGATCTGTTGGCAACGGCTTTGGTGTAGCTGTGGCGTGTTACAACTTACAACTTAG
- the LOC120651561 gene encoding GDSL esterase/lipase At3g09930-like encodes MAIIRLPAAIQLLSSTICLIVILNAASHVESARTSGSFHWYNGLFVFGDSFADTGNFPKANLSQVTRQWYKPYGSSHGLLQDPTGRFSNGFVQSDFIAKILGRTVAPETYRDTKENNGDKFGVNFAVGGAGVFEVPRKAPTLAQQIDSFKKMLDGGDIGKWQLKESVALVAISGNDYARVANMSGESEILDFIGNVTGEIARGVERLRKLGVTRVLVNTLHPMACTPWQTRPSNYTECMGRGNLAALFHNSDLAEKLNALSSENVYLLNLHRAFTNIVDPSDPQDIPQVAKQFIKNKLKPCCYSFDPNGYCGQVDEDGGALYSVCSHPEKYFFWDDVHPTQAGWEAVMGQLEKDIKDFLHITY; translated from the exons ATGGCCATCATCAGGCTCCCTGCTGCCATCCAGCTCCTTTCATCTACGATCTGCCTCATCGTCATCCTAAATG CTGCCTCGCACGTTGAGTCTGCTCGGACCTCGGGCAGCTTCCACTGGTACAATGGGCTGTTCGTGTTTGGCGACTCCTTCGCCGACACCGGGAACTTCCCCAAGGCAAATTTGAGCCAAGTTACCCGTCAGTGGTACAAACCCTACGGCAGCTCCCATGGGCTTCTCCAGGATCCAACCGGGCGCTTCTCCAACGGCTTTGTTCAATCGGATTTCATCG CAAAGATTCTGGGGCGCACCGTGGCCCCCGAGACCTACAGGGATACGAAAGAGAACAACGGGGACAAGTTCGGCGTGAACTTCGCCGTGGGCGGTGCCGGCGTGTTCGAGGTGCCGCGCAAGGCGCCGACCCTAGCCCAGCAGATCGACTCCTTCAAAAAGATGCTCGACGGTGGGGACATCGGGAAATGGCAGCTCAAGGAGTCCGTCGCGCTGGTGGCCATCTCCGGCAACGACTACGCGCGCGTCGCCAACATGAGCGGCGAGAGCGAGATCCTCGACTTCATCGGGAACGTGACAGGTGAGATCGCCAGGGGCGTGGAGCGGCTGCGGAAGCTAGGTGTGACTAGGGTCCTCGTCAACACCCTGCACCCGATGGCCTGCACGCCATGGCAAACCAGGCCGTCCAACTACACCGAATGCATGGGCCGCGGCAACCTGGCCGCATTGTTCCACAACAGCGACCTCGCGGAGAAGCTGAATGCTTTGAGCAGCGAAAATGTCTACCTTCTCAACCTCCACCGGGCTTTCACCAACATCGTCGATCCATCTGATCCCCAGGATA TCCCGCAGGTGGCAAAGCAGTTCATCAAGAACAAACTGAAGCCATGTTGCTACAGCTTCGACCCAAATGGCTACTGCgggcaggtggacgaggacggaGGCGCCCTGTACAGCGTCTGCTCCCACCCTGAGAAGTACTTCTTCTGGGACGACGTGCACCCCACTCAGGCTGGATGGGAGGCCGTCATGGGGCAGCTGGAAAAGGACATCAAGGATTTCCTCCACATTACCTACTAG